A single window of Cheilinus undulatus linkage group 12, ASM1832078v1, whole genome shotgun sequence DNA harbors:
- the bach1b gene encoding transcription regulator protein BACH1b: MSLMAVSAPRSSVFTFESTVHSSNVLLRLDEQRRRDTLCDVTVVVEGQSFRAHRSVLASCSEYFTQRISSLTQHGAVVSLPQEVTVAGFEPLLKFAYTSKLLFSKDDVLDVRNAASILGFRDLDEACFDFLLPKFFSSSQGSGPFPRKTCCKKKCESQLSKDTVDCDGVLLDEKEVKPVAESPFQQEVAVLCNKSFNDQSQSTLGTLTPVAEGTNYLFHQGPKYRKFQQACGKEACFPEKSVNNPVSVISNGCDLSCSPCCSSKTESEAEFPGNSSSYLVRQSQCGADDSSKSEIQVKTTEADTVKKEKDEMQEKWREKVKEMCMEEDISFPDFYKVTPVASGPSTRSCEGPPGLILHHCPLKTLSDRPAISGSVGHETLVMDFTEGEKMKDFGALVPIHQEEKTEQGKSDGEIERGQTGSMETAAMFLNNARERSTVEREVAEHLAQRLGSDGHSSQPNLHQSSNKKGSTSLEWLHLNISSTTSSGCPFFQDLDRGKCLWKGAELSECEGASQSGVSSFNSGEDGDSGTETEGDSEASAREKARQMQLPFPVDWIIDLSRNDFQQLLKQQVFTREQLEFIHDMRRRSKNRLAAQRCRKRKLDCIYNLQCEINKLKTEREKLITERSQLSQLKLKTCHNVSALCQKVCNEANLQPEQLQVLAKYTTPDCPLSAVFPHIDTLLLQPELQQRLQASLTASSVSPHQYRASEEALSSSSKDTVTGDGQH; encoded by the exons ATGTCCCTGATGGCTGTGTCTGCCCCTCGGTCGTCTGTGTTTACGTTTGAGTCTACAGTTCATTCCTCCAATGTGCTGCTGCGTCTGGACGAGCAGCGTCGTCGTGACACGCTGTGTGATGTTACCGTGGTGGTGGAAGGTCAGAGTTTCAGAGCCCACCGCTCAGTGCTCGCTTCCTGCAGCGAGTACTTCACACAGAGGATCTCCTCTCTCACACAGCATGGAGCGGTTGTCAGTTTGCCACAGGAG GTGACAGTCGCTGGCTTTGAACCCTTGCTGAAGTTTGCCTACACCTCCAAGCTCCTCTTTAGCAAAGATGACGTGTTAGATGTACGCAACGCAGCCTCCATTCTTGGTTTCAGAGACCTGGACGAGGCGTGTTTTGACTTCCTCCTCCCTAAGTTCTTCTCCAGTTCCCAGGGCTCTGGTCCCTTTCCAAGAAAGACCTGctgtaaaaagaaatgtgagaGTCAATTATCAAAAGACACTGTAGACTGTGACGGTGTTTTGTTGGATGAGAAAGAAGTCAAACCAGTTGCTGAGTCACCGTTTCAGCAGGAAGTGGCTGTGCTGTGTAACAAATCTTTCAACGACCAAAGCCAGAGCACTTTAGGCACTCTAACACCTGTAGCTGAGGGGACGAATTACCTTTTTCACCAAGGTCCAAAGTATCGCAAGTTCCAGCAAGCCTGTGGGAAAGAAGCCTGTTTCCCAGAGAAAAGTGTGAACAATCCGGTCTCGGTTATCAGTAATGGCTGTGACCTCTCCTGCTCTCCATGCTGCAGCAGTAAGACTGAAAGTGAGGCTGAATTTCCTGGAAATTCTTCCTCATATCTTGTCAGACAGAGCCAATGTGGGGCTGATGACTCAAGCAAGTCTGAGATACAAGTCAAGACAACAGAGGCTGATACTGTTAAGAAGGAAAAGGATGAAATGCAggaaaaatggagggaaaaggtaaaagaaatgtgtatggaggaagacattagtTTTCCAGACTTTTACAAAGTCACACCAGTCGCCTCAGGGCCAAGTACAAGGTCTTGTGAAGGGCCACCAGGGTTAATATTACACCATTGCCCCTTAAAGACCCTCAGTGACAGGCCTGCAATCAGTGGGTCAGTAGGGCACGAGACGTTAGTCATGGATTTTACAGAGGGTGAAAAAATGAAGGACTTTGGTGCTTTAGTACCCATCCATCAGGAGGAAAAGACAGAGCAGGGAAAGTCAGATGGTGAGATAGAAAGAGGTCAAACAGGCAGCATGGAGACAGCGGCCATGTTCCTGAATAATGCCAGAGAAAGGAGCACAGTGGAGAGGGAGGTGGCTGAGCACCTCGCACAGCGTTTGGGGTCTGACGGCCACTCATCTCAACCAAACTTACATCAAAGCTCCAATAAAAAAGGAAGCACATCTTTGGAGTGGCTCCACCTCAATATCAGCTCCACCACAAGTAGCGGGTGCCCCTTCTTCCAAGATCTGGACCGGGGAAAATGTCTATGGAAGGGGGCAGAGCTGTCTGAGTGCGAGGGGGCATCTCAGTCTGGAGTGTCGTCTTTTAACTCGGGAGAGGACGGAGACTCAGGAACGGAAACAGAGGGAGATAGTGAGGCCTCTGCGAGAGAGAAGGCCAGACAG ATGCAGTTGCCCTTCCCTGTTGACTGGATTATTGATCTGAGCAGAAATGACTTCCAGCAGCTCCTGAAGCAACAGGTGTTCACTCGTGAACAGCTGGAGTTTATCCATGACATGAGACGGCGCAGCAAGAACCGCCTCGCTGCTCAGCGGTGTCGCAAGAGGAAACTAGACTGCATTTATAACCTGCAGTGTGAAATCAACAAGCTG aaaacagagagggagaaactgATCACAGAGAGGAGCCAGCTGAGCCAGCTGAAGTTGAAAACCTGTCACAATGTCTCCGCTTTGTGCCAGAAAGTCTGCAACGAAGCCAACCTGCAGCCAGAGCAGCTCCAGGTGTTAGCCAAATACACAACTCCAGACTGTCCACTGTCCGCTGTGTTCCCTCACATAGACACACTCCTTTTACAGCCTGAGCTGCAGCAGCGACTTCAGGCTTCACTCACAGCCTCCTCTGTGAGCCCTCATCAATACAGAGCATCAGAGGAGGCGTTGTCGAGCTCCAGCAAGGATACAGTCACAGGAGATGGTCAACATTAG